One Oxobacter pfennigii DNA segment encodes these proteins:
- a CDS encoding PrsW family intramembrane metalloprotease, translating to MELAIAVALAPTIALIIYIYQKDRYDREPIHLLARLFIFGALTVIPVYFIEKILAELNIFSGLASAAYTAFIVAGLTEEYFKRLVVIKIAFKDKSYNEKLDGIVYCVFSALGFATIENIMYVIFGPSNFIYTGVTRGIFAVPAHMLFGVTMGYYLSLSKYADADNTRVLNYNKSFYVPVLLHGIYNFILMSGLNNLMFVFAAFVIYLWNANLKKLNQYVKESRTNNPGI from the coding sequence ATGGAGTTGGCAATTGCTGTTGCACTGGCACCGACTATTGCTTTAATAATTTATATCTATCAGAAGGACAGATATGACAGGGAACCTATACATCTTCTTGCGAGGCTTTTTATTTTTGGCGCTTTGACTGTAATACCCGTATATTTTATCGAAAAGATACTGGCGGAATTGAATATATTCAGTGGATTAGCATCCGCCGCCTATACTGCTTTTATAGTTGCAGGATTGACGGAAGAATATTTCAAGAGGCTGGTAGTTATAAAAATAGCTTTCAAAGATAAAAGCTACAATGAAAAACTGGACGGAATAGTTTACTGTGTATTTTCAGCCTTGGGATTTGCTACTATTGAAAATATAATGTATGTGATATTCGGACCCAGTAATTTTATATACACAGGGGTGACAAGGGGCATATTTGCAGTACCTGCCCACATGCTCTTCGGAGTTACCATGGGCTACTACCTTTCCTTGTCAAAATATGCAGATGCAGATAACACGAGGGTTCTTAATTATAATAAATCCTTTTACGTGCCTGTGCTGCTTCACGGTATATATAATTTCATACTGATGTCGGGGTTAAATAACCTCATGTTTGTTTTCGCAGCCTTTGTTATATATCTTTGGAATGCAAATTTAAAGAAGCTGAATCAATATGTAAAGGAATCAAGAACAAACAACCCCGGCATTTAG
- the miaB gene encoding tRNA (N6-isopentenyl adenosine(37)-C2)-methylthiotransferase MiaB yields the protein MKKYFIETWGCQMNEEDSEKLSGMLKAMGYEVTDNKKEADIIVFNTCCVRENAELKVYGNIGALKQLKKKKPDLVIAVCGCMMQQENIAENIRKKYPFVSLIFGTHNLHKFPQLVNNAMQSQNTVIEVLESSDEIVEGVPIVRESSVKALVTIMYGCNNFCTYCIVPHVRGREKSRNPQDIVDEVRQLAQVGYKEITLLGQNVNSYGRGLSEEIDFAGLLKLLNNTEGIERIRFMTSHPKDLSENLIYAMRDLCNVCKHIHLPIQSGSTRILNLMNRKYTKEKYLDLALRLKKEVPGISITTDIIVGFPGETEEDFNETLDIVKQVEFDSAFTFLYSPRPGTPAYDIKEQVDENIKHERFNKLVDLLNSIGLKKNKAYENKIVKVLIEGLSKNYESKLMGRTDTGKLVNVNTDDKSLIGRVINVKITEALTWSLNGIPV from the coding sequence TTGAAGAAATATTTTATAGAGACCTGGGGCTGTCAGATGAATGAGGAGGATTCCGAAAAGCTCTCCGGAATGTTAAAAGCCATGGGTTATGAAGTTACCGATAATAAAAAAGAAGCTGATATAATAGTCTTTAATACATGCTGCGTAAGAGAAAATGCGGAATTGAAGGTTTACGGCAATATAGGAGCATTAAAGCAGCTTAAAAAGAAAAAGCCCGATCTTGTCATAGCCGTATGCGGATGCATGATGCAGCAGGAAAATATAGCAGAGAATATAAGAAAAAAATATCCCTTTGTAAGCCTCATATTTGGCACGCACAATCTTCATAAGTTTCCTCAGCTTGTAAATAATGCAATGCAGTCGCAAAATACCGTAATAGAGGTATTGGAAAGCAGCGATGAAATAGTAGAAGGAGTTCCAATCGTAAGGGAGAGCAGTGTTAAAGCACTTGTAACTATAATGTATGGCTGCAACAATTTCTGCACCTATTGCATTGTTCCCCATGTAAGAGGAAGGGAAAAAAGCAGAAATCCTCAGGATATAGTGGATGAAGTACGTCAACTGGCACAAGTTGGTTATAAGGAAATAACCCTTTTAGGTCAAAACGTCAATTCCTACGGCAGGGGTTTAAGCGAAGAAATTGATTTTGCCGGACTTTTAAAGCTTTTAAATAATACTGAAGGAATAGAGCGCATACGTTTTATGACTTCACATCCTAAGGATTTATCCGAAAACCTAATATATGCCATGAGGGACTTATGTAATGTATGCAAGCACATACATCTTCCTATACAATCCGGTTCTACCAGGATTTTAAACCTCATGAACAGAAAGTACACAAAGGAAAAATATCTGGATTTGGCTTTAAGGCTGAAAAAAGAAGTTCCCGGTATATCAATAACGACGGATATTATCGTAGGCTTTCCCGGTGAAACGGAAGAAGACTTTAATGAGACTCTGGATATAGTAAAGCAGGTGGAATTCGACTCAGCCTTTACATTTTTATATTCACCCCGCCCTGGAACGCCAGCCTATGATATAAAAGAGCAGGTGGATGAAAACATTAAGCATGAAAGATTCAACAAGCTTGTGGATTTATTGAACTCTATCGGTTTGAAGAAAAATAAGGCTTATGAGAATAAAATTGTAAAAGTTCTCATTGAGGGCTTAAGCAAAAACTATGAAAGCAAGCTTATGGGCAGGACGGATACCGGAAAGCTTGTAAATGTAAATACCGACGATAAAAGCCTGATTGGAAGAGTCATCAATGTTAAGATTACAGAAGCTTTAACCTGGTCCTTAAATGGAATACCTGTATAA